The window GGCTGGCCCTTGGCGCGGAGGATCTTCTTCTCGCGGGCCCAGGAGACGGCGTCGGCGAGGGCGACGTAGGCGCCGGTGATGGCGGCGGTGCGGGTGCCGCCGTCGGCCTGGAGGACGTCGCAGTCGAGGACGATGGTGTTCTCGGCGAGGGCGCGGTGGTCGATGACGGCGCGCAGCGAGCGGCCGATGAGGCGGCTGATCTCGTGGGTGCGTCCGCCGATGCGGCCCTTGACGGCCTCGCGGTCGCCGCGGGTGTTGGTGGCGCGCGGGAGCATGGAGTACTCGGCGGTGACCCAGCCCTCGCCGCTGCCCTTGCGCCAGCGCGGGACGCCTTCGGTGACGCTGGCGGTGCACAGCACCTTGGTGTCGCCGTAGGAGATGAGGACGGAGCCTTCGGCGTGCTTGCTCCAGCCCCGCTCGATGGTGATGGGGCGGAGCTGGTCGGGGGTGCGGCCGTCGATGCGTGACATAGGCACCGAGCGTAGTCGGTCCGGTCGGATGGTTCCGGCAGGGTCGGACGGGTCGTCGGCGGTGCCCGGCGGGCCCGTGGCGGGGTGCCCGAACGGTTGTGCCCGGTGCGCCGGACGGCGCCGGCCCGCCGCCCACGGGGGGCGGCGGGCCGGGTGGTGCCGAGCCTGGTGGTGCCGAGCCTGGTGGGCTCAGCTCACATCATGTCCTCGATGTCGGCGGCGATCGGGTCGGCGTCGGTGCCGATGACGACCTGGATCGCGGTGCCCATCTTGACGACGCCGTGGGCGCCGGCGGCCTTCAGCGCGGCCTCGTCGACGAGGGAGGCGTCCTTCACCTCGGTACGCAGGCGGGTGATGCAGCCTTCGACCTCTTCGATGTTGTCGATGCCGCCCAGACCGGCGACGATCTTCTCAGCCTTGCTGGCCATCTGATTTCTCCCTCTGTCTCGGCCCGTCGGCTGCTCTGCCGGGTGCCGTCCTGCGCTGTGCGGGGTGCCCCGGCCGCCGGCCGGGGTCGTCGCTGTCGGTGCTGACGCGGGTTCAGCTGCCGTCGCGCTGCGCCGCAGCGCGACCAGCATCACCCGAGTTGGACCGATCTGCCACGTTAGTCCACTTTTGGCCCATTCCGGCGCGCACGGTCTGGATCTTCGTCCGAGGATGACGATCAGCGGGGCTTCTGCCCCGGTGCGCGCGGCCTGCCTCCCAAAGTGGTCTACACCAATATATGTGTACTCCGATGAACGCAGGAAGCGCCCCGGGTGTTCCTGAGCCCCGTCCGAGGGTCCCCCAGGGGGCCAGCGCTCGGCAACTGCTCTCGGAGGGCGAAGGATGAGTTCGGCAGGCGCCACAGCCCCGCGGACCACGTGGTGGCACACCTTCTACGGCGGACTCCAGAAGATGGGCCGCTCGCTCCAGCTGCCGGTCGCCGTGCTGCCGGCGGCGGGCATCCTCAACCGGCTCGGACAGCCCGACGTGTTCGGGAAGGACGGCCTCGGCTGGGACGACGTCGCCAAGGTGTTCGCGGCGGCCGGCGGCGCTCTGCTGGACTCCTCGCTCGGCCTGCCGCTGCTGTTCTGCATCGGGGTCGCGATCGGCATGGCCAAGAAGGCGGACGGCTCCACGGCGCTGGCGGCCGTGGTGGGCTTCCTGGTCTTCTACGCCGTGCTGCACGCCTTCCCGGAGGACTGCGAGCTGCCGACCGTCCTGGTCGGCAACCAGTGCGTGGACTTCACCTCGGCCAAGTCGGCCGCCGCGACCTACCAGAACCCGGGCGTCCTGGGCGGCATCCTGATCGGCCTGCTGTCGGCGTGGCTCTGGGTGCGCTACCACCGCACCCGGCTGGTCGACTGGCTCGGCTTCTTCAACGGCCGCCGGCTCGTCCCGATGATCACCGCCGTGGTCGGCATGCTGCTGGCGGTGCTGGCGGTCTGGGCCTGGCCGCCGATCGGCCGCGCCTTCAACGACGTGAGCCAGTGGCTGGCCGACCTGGACGCGGGCGGCGCCGGCATCTTCGGCGTGGCCAACCGCGTACTGCTGCTGATCGGCATGCACCAGTTGCTGAACACCTTCGTCTGGTTCCAGTTCGGCGACTTCACCAAGCCCGACGGCATGGTCGTGCACGGCGACATCCCGCGCTTCCTGGCCGGTGACCCGACGGCGGGCCAGTTCACCTCCGGTTTCTTCCCGATCATGATGTTCGCCCTGCCGGCGGCGGCGCTGGCGATGGCGCACGCGGCCAAGCCGCACCGCCGCAAGGAGATCTACGGGCTGATGCTCTCGGTCGGCCTGACGTCCTTCGTGACCGGCGTCACCGAACCGATCGAGTACTCCTTCGCCTATGTCGCGCCCGCGCTGTACGCGGTGCACGCGCTGCTGACCGGCGCCTCGATGGCGATCACCTGGGCGCTCGGGGTGCACGACGGGTTCAGCTTCTCGGCCGGCCTGATCGACTACGCGATCAACTGGAGCCTGGCCACCAAGCCCTGGCTGATCATCCCGATCGGGCTCTGCTTCGCCGTCGTGTACTACGCGCTCTTCCGGTTCATCATCGTGAAATTCAACATGAAAACACCCGGACGCGAGGACGACGACGAGGTCGAGGACGTGACCAAGGCATAAACCGAGCGTCACCGGACGCCCGCCGGAATAGGCCCTCGGACCCTTGGTCCGGGGGCCTTCGGCATATTCGTGAAAGGACGATGGTCCCGGCCGGAAAACCATTCCCGGACCGGTCCGGGAAATTCGGCGGCCGGCCCCGCCGCCGACGGGGCGCCGGGCCGGCACCCGGCGCCCGACGGCCCGGGGCCCGGCCGGGACAGGGCCTCGGCACCCCGGCGGCAGCCGGACGGGCGGTCGCCGGCGAAGCCGGCGCCCCGGGTGGGGGGAAGATCACCGCCGCCGCGCGGCGCACCGCGCGGCAATGCGTCACCGTACTCGCCCACCGGCTTCGCCTTTGGTTTCTCCGAGCCGGCGAGGGCGACCGCCGAGTCCGGTCGCAATGCGGCGGCGAATAGCCGCGGCGGGTTCAGGGGGGTCCGGCACATCGCACCGGCCCCTCGCCGCGAGCCCGGCACCGGCCGCACCCCGGCCGTCCGGCACCCGCGGCGACCCCCGGCCCGGCGGCGGACGGCGCCCGGCGGGAGCGTCCGGCCGCCCGCGCCCGCCGGCTGCCGCCGCCCTCCCGGCCGTCCGTCCGGGGGGCGCCGGGCCCGCCGGGGGTTGCCCCGGCCTTTTTGTTGCGCAAATAGCCAAAATCCCAATCACGGCGGGTAATCATGATCGTCGATCCGCAAGTAGGTTTCGATTTCATAGCGCTTCTCACCAGCACCGCTTTCAGGGCTTCCCCCCCTTCTCCACCCGTGCTACAAAACTGGTCTACACCACGTGTGGTGTAGACCAGTTCGCGGTTCGGCCCCTCTGTGCACCTACCCCCCGACCGACCCGCCCTGCCGTTAGGAACCCACCCCCATGAGTCAGTCTGCGCAGGCACCGGCGCCCGCCGCGGCTCCGGCCACGCCAAGCCCCACCAAGAAGTTCGGCCAGAACCTGCTGCAGGGTCTGCAGAAGATCGGCCGCAGCCTCCAGCTGCCCATCGCCGTTCTCCCCGCCGCCGGTCTGCTGCTGCGGCTCGGCCAGGACGACGTGTTCGGCAAGGACGGCCTCGGCTGGGACAAGGTCGCCGCGGTGTTCAACACCGCCGGTGGCGCCGTCTTCGACAACCTGCCGCTGCTGTTCGCGGTGGGCATCGCGATCGGCTTCGCCAAGAAGGCCGACGGCTCCACCGCGCTCGCGGCCCTCGTCGGCTTCCTGGTGTACAAGAACGTGCTGACCGCGTTCCCGGTCACCGAGGCCCAGGTCCTGCCCGGCAAGGACGCGGCCGCCACGTACCAGAACCCGGGCGTGCTCGGCGGCATCGTGATCGGTCTGCTCTCGGCCGTGCTGTGGCAGAAGTACCACCGCACCCGGCTGGTCGACTGGCTCGGCTTCTTCAACGGCCGCCGCCTGGTCCCGATCATCATGGCCTTCGTCGGCACCGCCGTCGGTGTGGTCTTCGCCCTGACCTGGGGCCCGATCGGCGACGCCATCAAGAGCCTGAACGACTCCCTGATCGGTGCCGGCGCGTTCGGCGCCGGTGCGTTCGGCCTGGTCAACCGCGGTCTGCTGCCGGTCGGCATGCACCAGTTCGTGAACTCCTACGCCTGGTTCCAGACCGGTGACTTCACCAAGCCCGACGGCACCGTCGTGCACGGCGACCTGACCCGCTTCTTCGCCGGTGACCCGACCGCCGGACAGTTCATGTCGGGCTTCTTCCCGATCATGATGTTCGCCCTGCCGGCCGCCGCGTTCGCCATCGCCCACACCGCCAAGCCGCACCGCCGCAAGGCCGTCACCGGCATGATGCTCTCGCTGGCGCTGACCTCCTTCGTGACCGGTGTCACCGAGCCGATCGAGTTCTCCTTCGTCTTCATCGCCCCGGTCCTGTACGTGATCCACGCGCTGCTGACCGCCGTCTCGATGGCCGTCACCTGGGCGCTCGGCGTGCACGACGGCTTCACCTTCTCCGGTGGTCTGATCGACTACCTGCTGGCGTGGAACAAGGCCACCGACCCGTGGATGATCATCCCGCTGGGTCTCGTGTTCGGAGCGCTGTACTACTTCCTGTTCCGCTTCGCGATCGTCAAGTTCAACCTCAAGACCCCCGGTCGCGAGGACGACGAGGAGATCGAGGACGTCACCAAGGCCTGAGGCCGAGGAACGACCCGCACCACCCCACGGCCCCGCCCCGCCGCTCGCTCCCCCGAGCGGCGGGGCGGGGCCGTCGCGCGTCCCGGCCCGGCCCGCGGCCACCGCCCGGCCGGTGGGACGACGGTTGACGAACCGGCGACCGCGCTGGTCAACTGAGGCGGTGAACGCGCCGCGCATCCTGGTCAGCCGCTGCCACATCGACTTCGGTCGTGTGTGGTCGGCCGCGTGTTGCGCCTGACCCGTCCGTTCCCCCCGCCGCCGCCCGGCTGACCTCCCGCCGCGCCCCGGCCCCCGCTTCCCCGCCTCTCGTGTCGGCCCGTACCCGGGCCACCGCCACGTACCCAGCTGCGTCCCGTGCGCGAAACGAAGATGAAGCAGCGCACGCACGAGGAAAGTCAAGGCCACGCCATGCCGCGCCAGTTGCACCTGTCCGCCGCCGTCGACAGCCCCGGCCGCTTCGACGCCGGGCACTTCACCGCCCTCGCCCGCCACGCCGAGCGCGCCGCGCTCGACTTCGTCACCCTCGACGACTCCTACGCACCCGAGCCGCACCGGCTCGACGCCCTCGCCACCTTCGCCCGGCTCGCGCCGCTGACCCGGGGGCTGGGCCTGGTCCCGACCGTCACCACCACGCACACCGAGCCGTTCCACACCTCGATATCGGTCAACACCCTGGACTGGGTGAGCGAGGGCCGGGCCGGCTGGCTGATCGGGATCTCCGACACCGAGGCGCAGGCCCGGGCCTTCGGGCGCAAGGGCGTCGCCCCGGCCGACGAGCTCTGGGCGGAGGCGGCCGACGCCGCCGAGGTCGCCGCGCGGCTCTGGGACAGCTGGGAGGACGACGCGGAGATCCGCGACGTGGCCACCGGCCGGTTCATCGACCGGGGCAAGCTGCACTACATCGACTTCGCGGGCCCGCACTTCTCGGTCCGCGGCCCCTCCATCACCCCTCGCCCGCCCCAGGGCCGACCGGTGATCGCCGTCCCGGTCTCCGCCGCCGACCTCGCCCCGGGCGCCCCCGCCGGCAGCCGGGCCCGGGTGGAGACGGCCGCCCGGTACGCGGACGTCGTCCTGCTGGACGCCCCCGGCCCGGCGGCCCGGCTGACCGCCGCCACCGAACTGCGGCTGCGGGCGGGCGAGGGCCTGCGGATCCTCGCCCGGCTCACCGCGGACCTCCCCGACGGCGCCTCGATCAGCGCGCTGATCCGGGAGGTCACCGAGGGCGGCGGCGGCGTCGACGGCTTCCACCTCGTTCCCGCCGACCCGGCCCGGGACCTCGCCGCGGTGGCCGACCACGTCGTCCCGGCCCTGCGCGAGCGCGGCCTGTTCCGCACCGGCTACACCGGCACCACCCTGCGCGACCACCTCGGCCTGGGCCGCCCGGCCAACCGGTACGCCCCCGCCACTCCCGCTCCCGCCGCTCCCACGGCGACCGCCGCCGCCCACGCCGAGGTGACCCGATGACGGACCGACCGCTGAAGCAGATCCACCTCGCCGCGCACTTCCCGGGCGTCAACAACACCACGGTCTGGACCGACCCGGCGTCCCGCAGCCAGATCGAGTTCGCCTCCTTCCGCCACCTCGCGGAGACCGCCGAGCGCGGCCGGTTCGACTTCTTCTTCCTCGCCGAGGGCCTGCGGCTGCGCGAGGTCAACGGCCTGATCCACGACCTGGACGTGGTCGGCCGGCCCGAGTCGATCACCGTGCTCGGCGCGCTGGCCGCCGTCACCACCCACCTCGGACTGGCCGCCACCGTCAACGCGACCTTCAACGAGCCGTACGAGCTGGCCCGCCGGTTCGCGTCGCTCGACCACCTCTCCGGCGGCCGGGCGGCCTGGAACGTGGTCACCTCCTCGGACGCCTTCACCGGCGAGAACTTCCGCCGCGGCGGCTTCCTCGACCGCGCCGACCGGTACACCCGGGCCGCCGAGTTCGTCCAGCTGGCACGGGAGTTCTGGGACGGCGGGCTGGTCCGGCACAGCGGCCCGCAGTTCGACGTCGAGGGCCGGCTGTCGCTGCCGCGCCCGCCGCAGGGCCACCCGGTGGTGATCCAGGCCGGGGACTCCGACGAGGGCAGGGAGTTCGCCGCCGCCACCGCCGACATCATCTTCAGCCGGCACTCGACCCTCACCGCCGGCCAGGCCTTCCACACCGACGTCAAGCGCCGGCTGGCCGCGTACGGGCGCAAGCCGGACGAGCTGAAGATCATGCCCGGGGTCACCTACGTCCTGGGCGACACCGACGAGGAGGCGACCGAGCGGGCCGCCGAGATCCGCCGCGCCCAGGTCGGACCGCGGACCGCCATCGCCTATCTGGAGCAGGTCTGGGGCATCGACCTGTCCGACCACGACCCGGACGGCCCGCTGCCCACCGCCGACCCGGTGGTCGACAGCACCGTCGTCCAGGGCCGGACCAGGATCGGGGACCCGCTGGAGATCGCCGCCCGGTGGCGCGCGGTCGCCGCCGAGAAGCGGCTCAGCAGCCGCGAGCTGGTGATCGAGGTGACCGGACGGCAGTCCTTCATCGGCACCCCGGCGGCGGTCGCCGAGCAGCTCGACGCCTATGTGCAGAACGACGCGGCGGACGGCTTCATCCTCGTCCCGCACCTCACGCCGGGCGGCCTGGACGACTTCGTGGACCAGGTGGTACCCCTGCTCCAGGAACGCGGGGTGTTCCGCACCGAGTACACCGGGACGACCCTGCGCGACCACCTCGGCCTGCCCGTTCCCGGGCGGCGCTGAGCGCCTCGGACGGGCGGGCGCCCCGCCCGGAACGGCCTCAGATCCGGCCGAGGCGGGCCGCGTGGACGCCGGCCTGGAAGCGGCTCTCCGCGCCCAGGTCGGCGGTCAGCTCGGCGACCAGCCGGCGCACCGTCCGCTCGGAGACCTCCAGCTTCCGGGCGATCGCGGCATC of the Kitasatospora sp. NBC_01246 genome contains:
- the rph gene encoding ribonuclease PH, encoding MSRIDGRTPDQLRPITIERGWSKHAEGSVLISYGDTKVLCTASVTEGVPRWRKGSGEGWVTAEYSMLPRATNTRGDREAVKGRIGGRTHEISRLIGRSLRAVIDHRALAENTIVLDCDVLQADGGTRTAAITGAYVALADAVSWAREKKILRAKGQPITGGVSAVSVGIIDGVPMLDLRYEEDVRAETDMNIVCTSDGRFVEVQGTAEGAPFDRALLDQLLDLGNLGCAELDEIQRKALEG
- a CDS encoding glucose PTS transporter subunit EIIB; protein product: MASKAEKIVAGLGGIDNIEEVEGCITRLRTEVKDASLVDEAALKAAGAHGVVKMGTAIQVVIGTDADPIAADIEDMM
- a CDS encoding PTS transporter subunit EIIC, which gives rise to MSSAGATAPRTTWWHTFYGGLQKMGRSLQLPVAVLPAAGILNRLGQPDVFGKDGLGWDDVAKVFAAAGGALLDSSLGLPLLFCIGVAIGMAKKADGSTALAAVVGFLVFYAVLHAFPEDCELPTVLVGNQCVDFTSAKSAAATYQNPGVLGGILIGLLSAWLWVRYHRTRLVDWLGFFNGRRLVPMITAVVGMLLAVLAVWAWPPIGRAFNDVSQWLADLDAGGAGIFGVANRVLLLIGMHQLLNTFVWFQFGDFTKPDGMVVHGDIPRFLAGDPTAGQFTSGFFPIMMFALPAAALAMAHAAKPHRRKEIYGLMLSVGLTSFVTGVTEPIEYSFAYVAPALYAVHALLTGASMAITWALGVHDGFSFSAGLIDYAINWSLATKPWLIIPIGLCFAVVYYALFRFIIVKFNMKTPGREDDDEVEDVTKA
- a CDS encoding PTS transporter subunit EIIC, which codes for MSQSAQAPAPAAAPATPSPTKKFGQNLLQGLQKIGRSLQLPIAVLPAAGLLLRLGQDDVFGKDGLGWDKVAAVFNTAGGAVFDNLPLLFAVGIAIGFAKKADGSTALAALVGFLVYKNVLTAFPVTEAQVLPGKDAAATYQNPGVLGGIVIGLLSAVLWQKYHRTRLVDWLGFFNGRRLVPIIMAFVGTAVGVVFALTWGPIGDAIKSLNDSLIGAGAFGAGAFGLVNRGLLPVGMHQFVNSYAWFQTGDFTKPDGTVVHGDLTRFFAGDPTAGQFMSGFFPIMMFALPAAAFAIAHTAKPHRRKAVTGMMLSLALTSFVTGVTEPIEFSFVFIAPVLYVIHALLTAVSMAVTWALGVHDGFTFSGGLIDYLLAWNKATDPWMIIPLGLVFGALYYFLFRFAIVKFNLKTPGREDDEEIEDVTKA
- a CDS encoding LLM class flavin-dependent oxidoreductase, with protein sequence MPRQLHLSAAVDSPGRFDAGHFTALARHAERAALDFVTLDDSYAPEPHRLDALATFARLAPLTRGLGLVPTVTTTHTEPFHTSISVNTLDWVSEGRAGWLIGISDTEAQARAFGRKGVAPADELWAEAADAAEVAARLWDSWEDDAEIRDVATGRFIDRGKLHYIDFAGPHFSVRGPSITPRPPQGRPVIAVPVSAADLAPGAPAGSRARVETAARYADVVLLDAPGPAARLTAATELRLRAGEGLRILARLTADLPDGASISALIREVTEGGGGVDGFHLVPADPARDLAAVADHVVPALRERGLFRTGYTGTTLRDHLGLGRPANRYAPATPAPAAPTATAAAHAEVTR
- a CDS encoding LLM class flavin-dependent oxidoreductase, which gives rise to MTDRPLKQIHLAAHFPGVNNTTVWTDPASRSQIEFASFRHLAETAERGRFDFFFLAEGLRLREVNGLIHDLDVVGRPESITVLGALAAVTTHLGLAATVNATFNEPYELARRFASLDHLSGGRAAWNVVTSSDAFTGENFRRGGFLDRADRYTRAAEFVQLAREFWDGGLVRHSGPQFDVEGRLSLPRPPQGHPVVIQAGDSDEGREFAAATADIIFSRHSTLTAGQAFHTDVKRRLAAYGRKPDELKIMPGVTYVLGDTDEEATERAAEIRRAQVGPRTAIAYLEQVWGIDLSDHDPDGPLPTADPVVDSTVVQGRTRIGDPLEIAARWRAVAAEKRLSSRELVIEVTGRQSFIGTPAAVAEQLDAYVQNDAADGFILVPHLTPGGLDDFVDQVVPLLQERGVFRTEYTGTTLRDHLGLPVPGRR